A single region of the Hoeflea prorocentri genome encodes:
- a CDS encoding bifunctional metallophosphatase/5'-nucleotidase: MKLSRLLLASSVFALAAGPALADYTLNIIHINDLHSRIESINKYDSTCNAEDETEGKCFGGVARVATKINELRDAVNAEGGNVIVLDAGDQFQGSLFYTTYKGDAAAEFMNTIGFDAMAVGNHEFDDGPEMLSNFLDNVEVPVISGNTDVSGNNLLAGRVPEHTVLDVGGEKIGIVSVLATDTDETSSPGPSIKFEDEIEHLKKKVAELEAEGVNKIIALTHVGLNRDKEIAAAVPGLDAIVGGHSHTLLSNSVEGAPSYPTMVKGPDGKDVPIVQAYAYSKYVGDLKLTFDDDGNLTEASGDTILLDSSVEPDAAILARVKDLGGPIESLKAKVVAQADDVIVGDRAVCRAEECSMGNLVTDAMLDRVKNQGIQIAFQNGGGLRASIDKGEITMGEVLTVLPFQNTLSTFQIKGQGMLDALENGVSQVEDGAGRFPQVAGMKFTWDPAAEPGKRIVNVMVAGDSGYEPIDPSKVYGVVTNNYVRNGGDGYKMFKTDAMNAYDYGPGLEVVVADYLAAGGAYKPEVTDRITKK, from the coding sequence ATGAAACTCTCCCGGCTTTTACTCGCCAGCTCGGTTTTTGCCCTTGCGGCCGGACCGGCGCTTGCCGACTACACGCTGAATATCATCCATATCAATGACCTGCACAGCCGCATTGAATCGATCAACAAATATGATTCCACCTGCAATGCTGAAGACGAAACGGAAGGTAAATGCTTCGGCGGCGTTGCGCGCGTTGCAACAAAGATCAACGAGTTGCGCGATGCGGTGAATGCCGAAGGCGGCAATGTCATCGTGCTCGACGCGGGCGACCAGTTCCAGGGTTCGCTCTTTTATACGACCTACAAGGGCGATGCCGCTGCCGAGTTCATGAACACGATCGGCTTCGACGCCATGGCCGTCGGCAACCATGAGTTCGACGACGGTCCGGAAATGCTGTCCAACTTCCTCGACAATGTCGAGGTGCCGGTGATATCCGGCAACACAGATGTTTCGGGGAACAATCTGCTTGCGGGCCGCGTGCCTGAGCATACGGTGCTTGATGTCGGCGGCGAGAAGATCGGCATCGTCTCGGTTCTGGCGACGGATACAGACGAAACATCGTCCCCGGGCCCGAGCATCAAGTTCGAGGACGAGATCGAACATCTGAAGAAGAAAGTCGCAGAGCTTGAGGCCGAAGGCGTCAACAAGATCATCGCGCTCACTCATGTGGGGCTGAACCGCGACAAGGAAATCGCCGCCGCCGTGCCCGGTCTTGACGCGATTGTCGGCGGGCATTCCCATACGCTGCTTTCCAACAGTGTCGAAGGCGCGCCGTCCTATCCGACCATGGTCAAGGGACCGGACGGCAAGGATGTGCCGATCGTTCAGGCCTATGCCTATTCCAAATATGTCGGCGATCTGAAGCTGACCTTCGACGATGACGGCAATCTCACCGAGGCAAGCGGGGATACCATACTGCTCGATTCGTCGGTCGAACCGGATGCGGCGATCCTTGCCCGGGTCAAGGATCTTGGCGGTCCAATCGAGAGCCTGAAGGCCAAGGTCGTGGCGCAGGCCGACGATGTGATTGTCGGCGACCGTGCGGTCTGCCGCGCCGAGGAATGCTCGATGGGCAATCTGGTCACCGACGCCATGCTCGACCGGGTCAAGAACCAGGGCATCCAGATCGCCTTTCAGAATGGTGGCGGGCTTCGAGCCTCGATCGACAAGGGCGAGATCACCATGGGCGAGGTGCTCACGGTTCTACCGTTCCAGAACACGCTCTCGACCTTCCAGATCAAGGGGCAGGGCATGCTCGACGCGCTGGAAAACGGCGTCAGCCAGGTTGAAGACGGCGCAGGCCGCTTCCCGCAGGTCGCAGGCATGAAATTTACCTGGGATCCGGCGGCCGAGCCCGGCAAACGCATCGTCAATGTGATGGTTGCGGGTGACAGCGGCTATGAGCCGATCGATCCGAGCAAGGTCTATGGCGTCGTGACCAACAACTATGTCCGCAATGGCGGCGACGGTTACAAGATGTTCAAGACCGATGCGATGAACGCCTATGATTATGGGCCCGGCCTTGAGGTCGTGGTGGCCGACTATCTGGCCGCCGGTGGAGCCTACAAGCCCGAGGTCACGGACCGCATCACCAAAAAATAG
- a CDS encoding glutathione S-transferase family protein: protein MTDPVRLHGYRYSVYNRIARLALHCKGVRYETAEVNPFAELSADYLRLHPFGLVPVLSHGTFSLFETGAITRYVDRAFDGPSLHPETPVGLARMDQLIAVIDHYGYWPMVRQVFAQSVFQPLDGQAPDTDEIASGLEKSSKVLAFLDGVADEGQILNGSAITLADCHLAPMMDYFVRAEEGKTALRAYHALSRWWDQVSELEMLKVTDPLPTRDN from the coding sequence ATGACTGATCCTGTGCGCCTGCATGGATACCGATATAGCGTCTACAACCGGATCGCCCGGCTGGCGCTTCATTGCAAAGGAGTCCGCTACGAGACGGCCGAGGTCAATCCGTTCGCGGAATTGTCCGCAGACTATCTGAGGCTGCACCCGTTCGGCCTTGTTCCCGTTTTATCGCACGGCACGTTCAGCCTGTTCGAAACAGGTGCGATCACGCGCTATGTCGACCGGGCCTTTGACGGCCCGTCACTGCACCCTGAAACGCCGGTCGGTCTGGCCAGGATGGATCAACTGATCGCTGTCATCGATCATTATGGTTACTGGCCCATGGTCAGACAGGTCTTTGCGCAGAGTGTCTTTCAGCCGCTTGATGGGCAGGCTCCGGATACCGATGAGATTGCCTCGGGTCTTGAGAAGTCGTCAAAAGTCCTGGCATTCCTCGACGGTGTCGCGGACGAAGGGCAGATTCTCAATGGCAGCGCCATCACTCTTGCAGATTGTCATCTCGCACCGATGATGGACTATTTTGTCCGGGCCGAGGAAGGCAAGACAGCCCTTCGCGCCTACCATGCTCTCAGCCGGTGGTGGGATCAGGTTTCGGAGCTTGAGATGCTGAAGGTAACGGACCCGCTGCCGACAAGGGACAATTGA
- a CDS encoding SpoVR family protein: MPMAARTARKKKPLFDGADWTFDTLRQTYDAIEKVAHSDLKLDTYTNQIEIISSEQMLDAYSSIGMPLMYRHWSFGKHFVSNEVHYRKGAMGLAYEIVINSDPCISYCMEENTMAMQTLVMAHAAFGHNHFFKNNHLFRQWTDAAGILDYLEYARSYISQCEERHGVSEVERILDAAHALMPHGVFRYRRPRQPSLREEEERRRERREHEERTVNYLWNSATDPADTARADAGMRERKRELHLPEENLLYFLEHYSPVLRPWQREVLRIVRNIAQYFYPQKQTKLMNEGCATFVHFHIVNAMHEKGLLTDGALLEILHSHTNVLFQPDFDDPRFSGINPYALGFAMMRDIRRICEEPTPEDHEWFPEIAGAKDWKNVLKEAWANYRDESFIQQFLSPSVIRQFRMFAIADKAEDPFYTVTGIHDERGFRKVRDAFAQNHDLSTLEPYIQVVDVDLLGDRQLMLQHTKRNGVPLEEDQKIATLEHLERLWGFEVKLEEIVS; this comes from the coding sequence CCAGATCGAGATCATTTCGTCCGAACAGATGCTCGACGCCTATTCGTCCATCGGCATGCCGCTGATGTATCGCCACTGGTCCTTCGGCAAGCATTTTGTCAGCAACGAGGTGCATTACCGAAAGGGCGCGATGGGCCTTGCCTATGAGATCGTCATCAATTCCGATCCCTGCATCAGCTATTGCATGGAAGAAAACACCATGGCCATGCAGACGCTGGTCATGGCGCACGCCGCCTTCGGACACAATCATTTCTTCAAGAACAACCACCTGTTTCGCCAGTGGACGGATGCAGCCGGCATTCTCGACTACCTGGAATATGCTCGTAGCTATATCAGCCAGTGCGAGGAACGGCACGGCGTGAGCGAGGTGGAGCGCATTCTGGATGCCGCCCACGCGTTGATGCCGCACGGCGTTTTCCGATACCGCAGACCGCGCCAACCGTCACTGCGCGAGGAAGAGGAGCGCCGCAGGGAAAGGCGCGAACACGAGGAGCGCACCGTCAACTATCTGTGGAATTCCGCGACGGACCCTGCCGATACGGCCAGAGCCGACGCAGGGATGCGGGAGCGCAAGCGGGAGCTTCACCTGCCGGAAGAAAACCTTCTCTACTTCCTCGAGCACTACAGCCCGGTTCTCAGACCATGGCAGCGCGAGGTGCTGCGCATCGTCCGCAACATTGCGCAATATTTCTACCCGCAGAAACAGACCAAGCTGATGAATGAGGGCTGCGCCACCTTCGTGCATTTCCACATCGTCAACGCCATGCATGAAAAAGGCCTGCTGACGGACGGCGCCCTTCTGGAAATCCTCCACAGCCATACCAATGTGCTGTTCCAGCCGGACTTCGACGATCCGCGCTTCAGCGGCATCAACCCCTATGCTCTGGGCTTTGCCATGATGCGCGACATCCGGCGCATCTGCGAGGAGCCGACGCCGGAAGATCATGAATGGTTCCCCGAGATTGCCGGAGCAAAGGACTGGAAAAACGTTCTGAAGGAGGCCTGGGCCAACTATCGTGACGAATCCTTTATCCAGCAGTTCTTGAGCCCGTCCGTTATCCGCCAGTTCCGCATGTTCGCAATTGCCGACAAGGCGGAAGATCCGTTTTACACGGTGACCGGCATTCACGACGAACGCGGCTTCCGCAAGGTACGCGACGCCTTTGCCCAGAACCACGACCTATCAACACTGGAGCCTTACATCCAGGTCGTCGACGTCGACCTTCTGGGTGACCGCCAGCTCATGCTTCAACACACAAAGCGCAACGGTGTTCCATTAGAGGAAGATCAGAAGATCGCGACGCTCGAACATCTTGAGCGCCTTTGGGGATTTGAAGTGAAGCTCGAGGAAATCGTTTCCTGA